One Bombus pyrosoma isolate SC7728 linkage group LG9, ASM1482585v1, whole genome shotgun sequence genomic window carries:
- the LOC122570540 gene encoding G protein-coupled receptor kinase 1 isoform X3: MSTKSVRSVMHKYLEKKREVNFDKIFNQMFGYLLFKDFCENVAEEPIPQLSFYEEIKVYEKLECPEERRILAKEIYDNFIMKELLAHSHEYSAEAVSHVHKYLMKNEVPVNLFEPYIEEIFNHLRGEPFKQFLESEKYTRFCQWKNLELNMQLTMNDFSVHRIIGRGGFGEVYGCRKADTGKMYAMKCLDKKRIKMKQGETLALNERIMLSAVSTGVDCPFIVCMTYAFQTPDKLCFILDLMNGGDLHYHLSQHGVFNEREMKFYAAEVILGLEHMHRRYIVYRDLKPANILLDEHGHVRISDLGLACDFSKKKPHASVGTHGYMAPEVLSKGVTYDSSADWFSLGCVLHKLLKGHSPFRQHKMKDKHEIDQMTLTKNVELPETFSRDLRSLLEGLLQRDVNNRLGCLGEGADELKEHAFFSGIDWQQVYLQKYTPPLIPPRGEVNAADAFDIGSFDEEDTKGIKLTDADQELYKNFPLTISERWQAEVAETVFETINNEADKLENKKKAKQKQRFDTDEKGSDCILHGYIKKLGGPFASAWQTRYAKLYPNRLELYPESTTKPELVFLDQVEEVSADLQHVKGEQCIVVRMRDAKIVLTNPDEISLKEWALSLRSAHKCSMEMLGSMAKKAGKIYGTERDAVIPAMQRSTNGN, from the exons ATGTCAACCAAAAG TGTGAGAAGCGTAATGCACAAATATCTGGAAAAGAAGAGGGAAGTTAACTTCGATAAGATATTCAATCAAATGTTTG GTTACCTCTTATTCAAAGACTTCTGCGAGAATGTGGCGGAGGAGCCGATTCCGCAACTTAGCTTTTACGAAGAG ATCAAGGTGTACGAGAAGCTGGAATGCCCGGAAGAAAGGAGGATACTTGCCAAAGAGATCTACGATAATTTCATCATGAAGGAGCTGCTGGCACACTCCCAT GAATACTCCGCGGAAGCGGTGTCCCACGTTCACAAATACCTTATGAAAAACGAGGTTCCCGTTAATTTATTCGAG CCGTACATAGAAGAGATTTTTAATCACTTAAGGGGAGAGCCGTTCAAACAGTTTCTAGAGAG CGAGAAGTATACTCGTTTCTGTCAGTGGAAAAATCTAGAACTGAACATGCAG TTAACAATGAACGACTTCAGTGTGCATCGAATAATAGGAAGAGGCGGTTTCGGGGAGGTTTACGGGTGCCGGAAGGCAGACACAGGGAAAATGTACGCAATGAAGTGCCTCGACAAGaagcgaataaaaatgaagcaaGGCGAAACTTTAGCGCTCAACGAAAGGATAATGCTTTCGGCAGTCAGTACCGGA GTGGATTGTCCATTTATAGTGTGCATGACGTACGCCTTCCAAACGCCGGACAAACTTTGTTTCATCCTGGATTTGATGAACGGCGGCGATCTTCATTATCACCTTAGCCAGCATGGGGTGTTTAACGAACGGGAGATGAAGTTCTACGCGGCGGAAGTGATATTGGGATTAGAGCACATGCATCGTAGGTACATCGTTTACAGGGACTTGAAGCCGGCGAACATTCTCTTGGACGAACACGGCCACGTCAGAATATCGGATCTGGGGCTAGCTTGCGATTTTTCCAAAAAGAAACCGCACGCCAGTGT AGGAACACACGGATATATGGCGCCGGAAGTCCTCTCGAAGGGAGTAACCTACGATTCCAGTGCCGATTGGTTTTCGCTTGGCTGTGTGTTGCATAAATTGTTAAAGGGGCACAGTCCATTCAGGCAACATAAAATGAAAGACAAACACGAGATAGATCAAATGACACTAACTAAG aacgtCGAACTGCCGGAAACGTTCTCGCGAGATTTGCGCTCATTGCTGGAAGGTCTGCTACAGCGAGACGTAAATAACAGACTCGGTTGCCTCGGCGAAGGTGCGGACGAGTTAAAAGAACACGCGTTTTTCAGTGGTATCGATTGGCAACAAGTTTATCTCCAGAAATACACGCCGCCACTTATACCACCGCGCGGCGAGGTAAACGCCGCAGACGCCTTTGATATCGGCTCCTTTGACGAGGAGGACACCAAGGGTATCAAACTTACGGACGCGGATCAAGAGCTGTACAAAAATTTCCCTCTAACCATCTCAGAGAGATGGCAGGCTGAAGTAGCCGAGACTGTATTCGAGACAATCAATAACGAAGCAGACAAG ttggaaaataagaagaaagctAAGCAGAAGCAACGGTTCGACACGGATGAGAAAG GATCTGATTGCATTTTACATGGTTACATTAAGAAATTAGGCGGCCCTTTCGCGAGTGCGTGGCAAACACGTTATGCAAAACTTTATCCTAATAGATTAGAATTGTACCCTGAGTCGACGACGAAGCCTGAACTGGTTTTTCTTGATCAG GTCGAGGAAGTTAGTGCGGATCTTCAGCACGTGAAAGGAGAACAGTGTATCGTCGTTCGTATGAGAGACGCAAAAATAGTACTTACGAATCCc gATGAAATCAGTTTGAAAGAATGGGCATTGTCACTGAGATCCGCGCACAAATGCTCGATGGAGATGCTGGGTAGCATGGCAAAGAAAGCTGGTAAGATTTACGGGACTGAACGAGACGCGGTGATTCCGGCAATGCAGCGCTCGACGAACGGCAACTAG
- the LOC122570540 gene encoding G protein-coupled receptor kinase 1 isoform X2 — translation MADLEAVLADVSYLMAMEKSKSTPAARASKKIILPDPSVRSVMHKYLEKKREVNFDKIFNQMFGYLLFKDFCENVAEEPIPQLSFYEEIKVYEKLECPEERRILAKEIYDNFIMKELLAHSHEYSAEAVSHVHKYLMKNEVPVNLFEPYIEEIFNHLRGEPFKQFLESEKYTRFCQWKNLELNMQLTMNDFSVHRIIGRGGFGEVYGCRKADTGKMYAMKCLDKKRIKMKQGETLALNERIMLSAVDCPFIVCMTYAFQTPDKLCFILDLMNGGDLHYHLSQHGVFNEREMKFYAAEVILGLEHMHRRYIVYRDLKPANILLDEHGHVRISDLGLACDFSKKKPHASVGTHGYMAPEVLSKGVTYDSSADWFSLGCVLHKLLKGHSPFRQHKMKDKHEIDQMTLTKNVELPETFSRDLRSLLEGLLQRDVNNRLGCLGEGADELKEHAFFSGIDWQQVYLQKYTPPLIPPRGEVNAADAFDIGSFDEEDTKGIKLTDADQELYKNFPLTISERWQAEVAETVFETINNEADKLENKKKAKQKQRFDTDEKGSDCILHGYIKKLGGPFASAWQTRYAKLYPNRLELYPESTTKPELVFLDQVEEVSADLQHVKGEQCIVVRMRDAKIVLTNPDEISLKEWALSLRSAHKCSMEMLGSMAKKAGKIYGTERDAVIPAMQRSTNGN, via the exons TGTGAGAAGCGTAATGCACAAATATCTGGAAAAGAAGAGGGAAGTTAACTTCGATAAGATATTCAATCAAATGTTTG GTTACCTCTTATTCAAAGACTTCTGCGAGAATGTGGCGGAGGAGCCGATTCCGCAACTTAGCTTTTACGAAGAG ATCAAGGTGTACGAGAAGCTGGAATGCCCGGAAGAAAGGAGGATACTTGCCAAAGAGATCTACGATAATTTCATCATGAAGGAGCTGCTGGCACACTCCCAT GAATACTCCGCGGAAGCGGTGTCCCACGTTCACAAATACCTTATGAAAAACGAGGTTCCCGTTAATTTATTCGAG CCGTACATAGAAGAGATTTTTAATCACTTAAGGGGAGAGCCGTTCAAACAGTTTCTAGAGAG CGAGAAGTATACTCGTTTCTGTCAGTGGAAAAATCTAGAACTGAACATGCAG TTAACAATGAACGACTTCAGTGTGCATCGAATAATAGGAAGAGGCGGTTTCGGGGAGGTTTACGGGTGCCGGAAGGCAGACACAGGGAAAATGTACGCAATGAAGTGCCTCGACAAGaagcgaataaaaatgaagcaaGGCGAAACTTTAGCGCTCAACGAAAGGATAATGCTTTCGGCA GTGGATTGTCCATTTATAGTGTGCATGACGTACGCCTTCCAAACGCCGGACAAACTTTGTTTCATCCTGGATTTGATGAACGGCGGCGATCTTCATTATCACCTTAGCCAGCATGGGGTGTTTAACGAACGGGAGATGAAGTTCTACGCGGCGGAAGTGATATTGGGATTAGAGCACATGCATCGTAGGTACATCGTTTACAGGGACTTGAAGCCGGCGAACATTCTCTTGGACGAACACGGCCACGTCAGAATATCGGATCTGGGGCTAGCTTGCGATTTTTCCAAAAAGAAACCGCACGCCAGTGT AGGAACACACGGATATATGGCGCCGGAAGTCCTCTCGAAGGGAGTAACCTACGATTCCAGTGCCGATTGGTTTTCGCTTGGCTGTGTGTTGCATAAATTGTTAAAGGGGCACAGTCCATTCAGGCAACATAAAATGAAAGACAAACACGAGATAGATCAAATGACACTAACTAAG aacgtCGAACTGCCGGAAACGTTCTCGCGAGATTTGCGCTCATTGCTGGAAGGTCTGCTACAGCGAGACGTAAATAACAGACTCGGTTGCCTCGGCGAAGGTGCGGACGAGTTAAAAGAACACGCGTTTTTCAGTGGTATCGATTGGCAACAAGTTTATCTCCAGAAATACACGCCGCCACTTATACCACCGCGCGGCGAGGTAAACGCCGCAGACGCCTTTGATATCGGCTCCTTTGACGAGGAGGACACCAAGGGTATCAAACTTACGGACGCGGATCAAGAGCTGTACAAAAATTTCCCTCTAACCATCTCAGAGAGATGGCAGGCTGAAGTAGCCGAGACTGTATTCGAGACAATCAATAACGAAGCAGACAAG ttggaaaataagaagaaagctAAGCAGAAGCAACGGTTCGACACGGATGAGAAAG GATCTGATTGCATTTTACATGGTTACATTAAGAAATTAGGCGGCCCTTTCGCGAGTGCGTGGCAAACACGTTATGCAAAACTTTATCCTAATAGATTAGAATTGTACCCTGAGTCGACGACGAAGCCTGAACTGGTTTTTCTTGATCAG GTCGAGGAAGTTAGTGCGGATCTTCAGCACGTGAAAGGAGAACAGTGTATCGTCGTTCGTATGAGAGACGCAAAAATAGTACTTACGAATCCc gATGAAATCAGTTTGAAAGAATGGGCATTGTCACTGAGATCCGCGCACAAATGCTCGATGGAGATGCTGGGTAGCATGGCAAAGAAAGCTGGTAAGATTTACGGGACTGAACGAGACGCGGTGATTCCGGCAATGCAGCGCTCGACGAACGGCAACTAG
- the LOC122570540 gene encoding G protein-coupled receptor kinase 1 isoform X1, which translates to MADLEAVLADVSYLMAMEKSKSTPAARASKKIILPDPSVRSVMHKYLEKKREVNFDKIFNQMFGYLLFKDFCENVAEEPIPQLSFYEEIKVYEKLECPEERRILAKEIYDNFIMKELLAHSHEYSAEAVSHVHKYLMKNEVPVNLFEPYIEEIFNHLRGEPFKQFLESEKYTRFCQWKNLELNMQLTMNDFSVHRIIGRGGFGEVYGCRKADTGKMYAMKCLDKKRIKMKQGETLALNERIMLSAVSTGVDCPFIVCMTYAFQTPDKLCFILDLMNGGDLHYHLSQHGVFNEREMKFYAAEVILGLEHMHRRYIVYRDLKPANILLDEHGHVRISDLGLACDFSKKKPHASVGTHGYMAPEVLSKGVTYDSSADWFSLGCVLHKLLKGHSPFRQHKMKDKHEIDQMTLTKNVELPETFSRDLRSLLEGLLQRDVNNRLGCLGEGADELKEHAFFSGIDWQQVYLQKYTPPLIPPRGEVNAADAFDIGSFDEEDTKGIKLTDADQELYKNFPLTISERWQAEVAETVFETINNEADKLENKKKAKQKQRFDTDEKGSDCILHGYIKKLGGPFASAWQTRYAKLYPNRLELYPESTTKPELVFLDQVEEVSADLQHVKGEQCIVVRMRDAKIVLTNPDEISLKEWALSLRSAHKCSMEMLGSMAKKAGKIYGTERDAVIPAMQRSTNGN; encoded by the exons TGTGAGAAGCGTAATGCACAAATATCTGGAAAAGAAGAGGGAAGTTAACTTCGATAAGATATTCAATCAAATGTTTG GTTACCTCTTATTCAAAGACTTCTGCGAGAATGTGGCGGAGGAGCCGATTCCGCAACTTAGCTTTTACGAAGAG ATCAAGGTGTACGAGAAGCTGGAATGCCCGGAAGAAAGGAGGATACTTGCCAAAGAGATCTACGATAATTTCATCATGAAGGAGCTGCTGGCACACTCCCAT GAATACTCCGCGGAAGCGGTGTCCCACGTTCACAAATACCTTATGAAAAACGAGGTTCCCGTTAATTTATTCGAG CCGTACATAGAAGAGATTTTTAATCACTTAAGGGGAGAGCCGTTCAAACAGTTTCTAGAGAG CGAGAAGTATACTCGTTTCTGTCAGTGGAAAAATCTAGAACTGAACATGCAG TTAACAATGAACGACTTCAGTGTGCATCGAATAATAGGAAGAGGCGGTTTCGGGGAGGTTTACGGGTGCCGGAAGGCAGACACAGGGAAAATGTACGCAATGAAGTGCCTCGACAAGaagcgaataaaaatgaagcaaGGCGAAACTTTAGCGCTCAACGAAAGGATAATGCTTTCGGCAGTCAGTACCGGA GTGGATTGTCCATTTATAGTGTGCATGACGTACGCCTTCCAAACGCCGGACAAACTTTGTTTCATCCTGGATTTGATGAACGGCGGCGATCTTCATTATCACCTTAGCCAGCATGGGGTGTTTAACGAACGGGAGATGAAGTTCTACGCGGCGGAAGTGATATTGGGATTAGAGCACATGCATCGTAGGTACATCGTTTACAGGGACTTGAAGCCGGCGAACATTCTCTTGGACGAACACGGCCACGTCAGAATATCGGATCTGGGGCTAGCTTGCGATTTTTCCAAAAAGAAACCGCACGCCAGTGT AGGAACACACGGATATATGGCGCCGGAAGTCCTCTCGAAGGGAGTAACCTACGATTCCAGTGCCGATTGGTTTTCGCTTGGCTGTGTGTTGCATAAATTGTTAAAGGGGCACAGTCCATTCAGGCAACATAAAATGAAAGACAAACACGAGATAGATCAAATGACACTAACTAAG aacgtCGAACTGCCGGAAACGTTCTCGCGAGATTTGCGCTCATTGCTGGAAGGTCTGCTACAGCGAGACGTAAATAACAGACTCGGTTGCCTCGGCGAAGGTGCGGACGAGTTAAAAGAACACGCGTTTTTCAGTGGTATCGATTGGCAACAAGTTTATCTCCAGAAATACACGCCGCCACTTATACCACCGCGCGGCGAGGTAAACGCCGCAGACGCCTTTGATATCGGCTCCTTTGACGAGGAGGACACCAAGGGTATCAAACTTACGGACGCGGATCAAGAGCTGTACAAAAATTTCCCTCTAACCATCTCAGAGAGATGGCAGGCTGAAGTAGCCGAGACTGTATTCGAGACAATCAATAACGAAGCAGACAAG ttggaaaataagaagaaagctAAGCAGAAGCAACGGTTCGACACGGATGAGAAAG GATCTGATTGCATTTTACATGGTTACATTAAGAAATTAGGCGGCCCTTTCGCGAGTGCGTGGCAAACACGTTATGCAAAACTTTATCCTAATAGATTAGAATTGTACCCTGAGTCGACGACGAAGCCTGAACTGGTTTTTCTTGATCAG GTCGAGGAAGTTAGTGCGGATCTTCAGCACGTGAAAGGAGAACAGTGTATCGTCGTTCGTATGAGAGACGCAAAAATAGTACTTACGAATCCc gATGAAATCAGTTTGAAAGAATGGGCATTGTCACTGAGATCCGCGCACAAATGCTCGATGGAGATGCTGGGTAGCATGGCAAAGAAAGCTGGTAAGATTTACGGGACTGAACGAGACGCGGTGATTCCGGCAATGCAGCGCTCGACGAACGGCAACTAG
- the LOC122570540 gene encoding G protein-coupled receptor kinase 1 isoform X4 has protein sequence MADLEAVLADVSYLMAMEKSKSTPAARASKKIILPDPSVRSVMHKYLEKKREVNFDKIFNQMFGYLLFKDFCENVAEEPIPQLSFYEEIKVYEKLECPEERRILAKEIYDNFIMKELLAHSHEYSAEAVSHVHKYLMKNEVPVNLFEVDCPFIVCMTYAFQTPDKLCFILDLMNGGDLHYHLSQHGVFNEREMKFYAAEVILGLEHMHRRYIVYRDLKPANILLDEHGHVRISDLGLACDFSKKKPHASVGTHGYMAPEVLSKGVTYDSSADWFSLGCVLHKLLKGHSPFRQHKMKDKHEIDQMTLTKNVELPETFSRDLRSLLEGLLQRDVNNRLGCLGEGADELKEHAFFSGIDWQQVYLQKYTPPLIPPRGEVNAADAFDIGSFDEEDTKGIKLTDADQELYKNFPLTISERWQAEVAETVFETINNEADKLENKKKAKQKQRFDTDEKGSDCILHGYIKKLGGPFASAWQTRYAKLYPNRLELYPESTTKPELVFLDQVEEVSADLQHVKGEQCIVVRMRDAKIVLTNPDEISLKEWALSLRSAHKCSMEMLGSMAKKAGKIYGTERDAVIPAMQRSTNGN, from the exons TGTGAGAAGCGTAATGCACAAATATCTGGAAAAGAAGAGGGAAGTTAACTTCGATAAGATATTCAATCAAATGTTTG GTTACCTCTTATTCAAAGACTTCTGCGAGAATGTGGCGGAGGAGCCGATTCCGCAACTTAGCTTTTACGAAGAG ATCAAGGTGTACGAGAAGCTGGAATGCCCGGAAGAAAGGAGGATACTTGCCAAAGAGATCTACGATAATTTCATCATGAAGGAGCTGCTGGCACACTCCCAT GAATACTCCGCGGAAGCGGTGTCCCACGTTCACAAATACCTTATGAAAAACGAGGTTCCCGTTAATTTATTCGAG GTGGATTGTCCATTTATAGTGTGCATGACGTACGCCTTCCAAACGCCGGACAAACTTTGTTTCATCCTGGATTTGATGAACGGCGGCGATCTTCATTATCACCTTAGCCAGCATGGGGTGTTTAACGAACGGGAGATGAAGTTCTACGCGGCGGAAGTGATATTGGGATTAGAGCACATGCATCGTAGGTACATCGTTTACAGGGACTTGAAGCCGGCGAACATTCTCTTGGACGAACACGGCCACGTCAGAATATCGGATCTGGGGCTAGCTTGCGATTTTTCCAAAAAGAAACCGCACGCCAGTGT AGGAACACACGGATATATGGCGCCGGAAGTCCTCTCGAAGGGAGTAACCTACGATTCCAGTGCCGATTGGTTTTCGCTTGGCTGTGTGTTGCATAAATTGTTAAAGGGGCACAGTCCATTCAGGCAACATAAAATGAAAGACAAACACGAGATAGATCAAATGACACTAACTAAG aacgtCGAACTGCCGGAAACGTTCTCGCGAGATTTGCGCTCATTGCTGGAAGGTCTGCTACAGCGAGACGTAAATAACAGACTCGGTTGCCTCGGCGAAGGTGCGGACGAGTTAAAAGAACACGCGTTTTTCAGTGGTATCGATTGGCAACAAGTTTATCTCCAGAAATACACGCCGCCACTTATACCACCGCGCGGCGAGGTAAACGCCGCAGACGCCTTTGATATCGGCTCCTTTGACGAGGAGGACACCAAGGGTATCAAACTTACGGACGCGGATCAAGAGCTGTACAAAAATTTCCCTCTAACCATCTCAGAGAGATGGCAGGCTGAAGTAGCCGAGACTGTATTCGAGACAATCAATAACGAAGCAGACAAG ttggaaaataagaagaaagctAAGCAGAAGCAACGGTTCGACACGGATGAGAAAG GATCTGATTGCATTTTACATGGTTACATTAAGAAATTAGGCGGCCCTTTCGCGAGTGCGTGGCAAACACGTTATGCAAAACTTTATCCTAATAGATTAGAATTGTACCCTGAGTCGACGACGAAGCCTGAACTGGTTTTTCTTGATCAG GTCGAGGAAGTTAGTGCGGATCTTCAGCACGTGAAAGGAGAACAGTGTATCGTCGTTCGTATGAGAGACGCAAAAATAGTACTTACGAATCCc gATGAAATCAGTTTGAAAGAATGGGCATTGTCACTGAGATCCGCGCACAAATGCTCGATGGAGATGCTGGGTAGCATGGCAAAGAAAGCTGGTAAGATTTACGGGACTGAACGAGACGCGGTGATTCCGGCAATGCAGCGCTCGACGAACGGCAACTAG